A section of the Malania oleifera isolate guangnan ecotype guangnan chromosome 2, ASM2987363v1, whole genome shotgun sequence genome encodes:
- the LOC131149780 gene encoding beta-1,6-galactosyltransferase GALT29A isoform X1, with translation MKRSLRPLFSLLLLLVIAITLSCRIAVRRGFASFQLENNVSVELPTPVFNSTLLKLAAIDIGEAQSRQEIEDLLEGKFATRGRYRSISSWRRLGIDMRLRTSAGMPLNIRSPKSYRSWLEFRTVLQQWSRNKRYQMDIMLELVRLVKLPLDRRGGAVGSDSRYSSCAVVGNSGILLKNEHGDLIDSHEVVIRLNNARIQGFKSNVGSKTSISFVNSNILHFCARREGCFCHPYGKNVSMVMYICQPAHFVDYLVCNSSHKAPLLVTDPRFDVLCSRIVKYYSLKRFTEEMGKPLEEWSSAHDGTMFHYSSGMQAVMLALGICNRVSIFGFGKSASAKHHYHTHQKAELDLHDYEAEYDFYRYLAERPQVIPFVSAKFKLPPVAIYQ, from the coding sequence ATGAAAAGGTCGCTCCGCCCGCTATTTAGTCTCTTGCTGCTCCTAGTGATCGCCATCACTCTCAGCTGCAGAATCGCCGTTCGCCGCGGTTTCGCCTCTTTCCAGCTCGAAAATAATGTGTCGGTGGAATTGCCGACCCCGGTATTCAATTCGACGCTGCTCAAGCTCGCCGCCATCGACATCGGGGAAGCTCAATCAAGGCAAGAAATTGAAGATTTACTGGAAGGGAAGTTCGCCACCCGAGGGCGGTATCGGTCGATCTCGTCGTGGCGGCGTCTCGGCATTGACATGCGGCTGAGGACCTCCGCAGGCATGCCCCTGAATATCCGATCTCCCAAAAGTTATCGGTCATGGTTGGAATTTAGAACGGTTTTACAGCAATGGTCTCGGAACAAACGGTACCAGATGGACATTATGTTGGAACTGGTCCGCCTCGTGAAGCTTCCGCTCGACCGGCGGGGTGGTGCTGTGGGTTCTGATAGCCGGTACTCGTCCTGCGCCGTGGTGGGTAACAGTGGGATTTTGCTGAAGAACGAGCACGGGGACCTAATCGACAGCCACGAAGTGGTCATTCGGTTGAACAACGCGAGAATCCAGGGTTTCAAGAGCAATGTTGGATCAAAGACTAGCATTTCTTTCGTCAACAGTAACATCTTGCATTTCTGTGCGAGGAGGGAAGGCTGCTTTTGCCATCCGTACGGGAAAAATGTTTCGATGGTAATGTACATTTGCCAACCTGCGCATTTCGTCGACTACCTTGTGTGCAACTCTTCCCACAAAGCACCCTTGCTGGTTACGGATCCCAGATTCGATGTCCTGTGCTCTAGAATTGTGAAGTATTATTCTCTGAAAAGATTTACGGAGGAGATGGGAAAGCCATTGGAGGAATGGAGCTCTGCCCATGACGGGACCATGTTCCATTACTCCTCGGGTATGCAAGCCGTGATGCTGGCTCTGGGAATTTGCAACAGAGTAAGTATTTTTGGGTTTGGGAAATCTGCATCGGCCAAGCACCATTACCACACTCACCAGAAGGCAGAGCTTGATCTTCACGATTACGAAGCAGAGTACGACTTTTATCGCTATTTGGCGGAGAGACCGCAGGTAATCCCATTCGTTTCGGCCAAATTCAAGCTCCCTCCTGTGGCCATATACcagtga
- the LOC131149780 gene encoding beta-1,6-galactosyltransferase GALT29A isoform X3 yields the protein MKRSLRPLFSLLLLLVIAITLSCRIAVRRGFASFQLENNVSVELPTPVFNSTLLKLAAIDIGEAQSRQEIEDLLEGKFATRGRYRSISSWRRLGIDMRLRTSAGMPLNIRSPKSYRSWLEFRTVLQQWSRNKRYQMDIMLELVRLVKLPLDRRGGAVGSDSRYSSCAVVGNSGILLKNEHGDLIDSHEVVIRLNNARIQGFKSNVGSKTSISFVNSNILHFCARREGCFCHPYGKNVSMVMYICQPAHFVDYLVCNSSHKAPLLVTDPRFDVLCSRIVKYYSLKRFTEEMGKPLEEWSSAHDGTMFHYSSGMQAVMLALGICNRVSIFGFGKSASAKHHYHTHQKAELDLHDYEAEYDFYRYLAERPQGAALHDTLEKRVTS from the exons ATGAAAAGGTCGCTCCGCCCGCTATTTAGTCTCTTGCTGCTCCTAGTGATCGCCATCACTCTCAGCTGCAGAATCGCCGTTCGCCGCGGTTTCGCCTCTTTCCAGCTCGAAAATAATGTGTCGGTGGAATTGCCGACCCCGGTATTCAATTCGACGCTGCTCAAGCTCGCCGCCATCGACATCGGGGAAGCTCAATCAAGGCAAGAAATTGAAGATTTACTGGAAGGGAAGTTCGCCACCCGAGGGCGGTATCGGTCGATCTCGTCGTGGCGGCGTCTCGGCATTGACATGCGGCTGAGGACCTCCGCAGGCATGCCCCTGAATATCCGATCTCCCAAAAGTTATCGGTCATGGTTGGAATTTAGAACGGTTTTACAGCAATGGTCTCGGAACAAACGGTACCAGATGGACATTATGTTGGAACTGGTCCGCCTCGTGAAGCTTCCGCTCGACCGGCGGGGTGGTGCTGTGGGTTCTGATAGCCGGTACTCGTCCTGCGCCGTGGTGGGTAACAGTGGGATTTTGCTGAAGAACGAGCACGGGGACCTAATCGACAGCCACGAAGTGGTCATTCGGTTGAACAACGCGAGAATCCAGGGTTTCAAGAGCAATGTTGGATCAAAGACTAGCATTTCTTTCGTCAACAGTAACATCTTGCATTTCTGTGCGAGGAGGGAAGGCTGCTTTTGCCATCCGTACGGGAAAAATGTTTCGATGGTAATGTACATTTGCCAACCTGCGCATTTCGTCGACTACCTTGTGTGCAACTCTTCCCACAAAGCACCCTTGCTGGTTACGGATCCCAGATTCGATGTCCTGTGCTCTAGAATTGTGAAGTATTATTCTCTGAAAAGATTTACGGAGGAGATGGGAAAGCCATTGGAGGAATGGAGCTCTGCCCATGACGGGACCATGTTCCATTACTCCTCGGGTATGCAAGCCGTGATGCTGGCTCTGGGAATTTGCAACAGAGTAAGTATTTTTGGGTTTGGGAAATCTGCATCGGCCAAGCACCATTACCACACTCACCAGAAGGCAGAGCTTGATCTTCACGATTACGAAGCAGAGTACGACTTTTATCGCTATTTGGCGGAGAGACCGCAG GGTGCTGCATTACATGATACGCTGGAAAAGAGGGTGACCAGCTGA
- the LOC131149780 gene encoding beta-1,6-galactosyltransferase GALT29A isoform X2, giving the protein MKRSLRPLFSLLLLLVIAITLSCRIAVRRGFASFQLENNVSVELPTPVFNSTLLKLAAIDIGEAQSRQEIEDLLEGKFATRGRYRSISSWRRLGIDMRLRTSAGMPLNIRSPKSYRSWLEFRTVLQQWSRNKRYQMDIMLELVRLVKLPLDRRGGAVGSDSRYSSCAVVGNSGILLKNEHGDLIDSHEVVIRLNNARIQGFKSNVGSKTSISFVNSNILHFCARREGCFCHPYGKNVSMVMYICQPAHFVDYLVCNSSHKAPLLVTDPRFDVLCSRIVKYYSLKRFTEEMGKPLEEWSSAHDGTMFHYSSGMQAVMLALGICNRVSIFGFGKSASAKHHYHTHQKAELDLHDYEAEYDFYRYLAERPQLRSPGFVEFLLFVFMF; this is encoded by the exons ATGAAAAGGTCGCTCCGCCCGCTATTTAGTCTCTTGCTGCTCCTAGTGATCGCCATCACTCTCAGCTGCAGAATCGCCGTTCGCCGCGGTTTCGCCTCTTTCCAGCTCGAAAATAATGTGTCGGTGGAATTGCCGACCCCGGTATTCAATTCGACGCTGCTCAAGCTCGCCGCCATCGACATCGGGGAAGCTCAATCAAGGCAAGAAATTGAAGATTTACTGGAAGGGAAGTTCGCCACCCGAGGGCGGTATCGGTCGATCTCGTCGTGGCGGCGTCTCGGCATTGACATGCGGCTGAGGACCTCCGCAGGCATGCCCCTGAATATCCGATCTCCCAAAAGTTATCGGTCATGGTTGGAATTTAGAACGGTTTTACAGCAATGGTCTCGGAACAAACGGTACCAGATGGACATTATGTTGGAACTGGTCCGCCTCGTGAAGCTTCCGCTCGACCGGCGGGGTGGTGCTGTGGGTTCTGATAGCCGGTACTCGTCCTGCGCCGTGGTGGGTAACAGTGGGATTTTGCTGAAGAACGAGCACGGGGACCTAATCGACAGCCACGAAGTGGTCATTCGGTTGAACAACGCGAGAATCCAGGGTTTCAAGAGCAATGTTGGATCAAAGACTAGCATTTCTTTCGTCAACAGTAACATCTTGCATTTCTGTGCGAGGAGGGAAGGCTGCTTTTGCCATCCGTACGGGAAAAATGTTTCGATGGTAATGTACATTTGCCAACCTGCGCATTTCGTCGACTACCTTGTGTGCAACTCTTCCCACAAAGCACCCTTGCTGGTTACGGATCCCAGATTCGATGTCCTGTGCTCTAGAATTGTGAAGTATTATTCTCTGAAAAGATTTACGGAGGAGATGGGAAAGCCATTGGAGGAATGGAGCTCTGCCCATGACGGGACCATGTTCCATTACTCCTCGGGTATGCAAGCCGTGATGCTGGCTCTGGGAATTTGCAACAGAGTAAGTATTTTTGGGTTTGGGAAATCTGCATCGGCCAAGCACCATTACCACACTCACCAGAAGGCAGAGCTTGATCTTCACGATTACGAAGCAGAGTACGACTTTTATCGCTATTTGGCGGAGAGACCGCAG CTGAGGAGTCCGGGTTTCGTGGAATTTTTGTTGTTTGTGTTCATGTTTTAA